From the Conger conger chromosome 14, fConCon1.1, whole genome shotgun sequence genome, one window contains:
- the ppp4r2b gene encoding serine/threonine-protein phosphatase 4 regulatory subunit 2-B: MDRENTTNMEIDTLLEALKDFEKKGKKDVCPVLDQFLCHVAKTGETMIQWSQFKCYFLFKLEKVMDDFRASAPDQRGPANPNVECIPYEEMKERILKIVNGYNGIPFTIQRLCELLTEPRRNYTGTDKFLRGVEKNVMVVSCVYPTSEKNGSTTVNRMNGVMFPGNSSAFSDRNVNGPGTPRPLNRPKLSLSSSLATNGLPDSTENKATTTDMGDGSPLSDSSVSEGDGSPGGPLKNKHQEDEDAMEAEQHEVKRLKFDRDDDEEDEEEEEEGGKEAACPAQAESSTEMAEEAESSSDVHEEEEDEKKSEAASSASSEDQEPSSTQAEPSSGGREEQDEEEADREVSSASSEAAAEEEEEEESGEMDQSQQPGPAGSEASPEVQEGSDPSDPSDPSDPVSSSSSSSSEDSVSGGAGSSSSTPESAAEGAGENGARAADTCDEPMEQD, translated from the exons ATTTCgagaagaaagggaagaaagaCGTGTGCCCTGTCTTGGACCAGTTTCTGTGCCATGTTGCAAAGACCGGAGAGACGAT GATTCAGTGGTCACAGTTTAAATGCTACTTCCTCTTCAAACTGGAGAAGGTGATGGACGATTTTCGTGCTTCAGCCCCAGACCAGCGCGGGCCAGCCAACCCTAACGTCGAGTGCATTCCCTACGAAGAGATGAAGGAGAGGATACTCAAAATTGTGAATGGCTATAATGG AATCCCTTTCACCATCCAGCGCCTGTGTGAGCTGCTGACTGAGCCCAGGAGGAACTACACGGGCACGGACAAGTTTCTACGGGGGGTGGAGAAG AATGTGATGGTGGTTAGCTGTGTTTACCCCACATCTGA GAAAAACGGATCCACCACTGTGAACCGGATGAACGGGGTCATGTTTCCCGGGAATTCTTCAGCTTTTTCAGACAG gaACGTGAACGGACCAGGTACTCCCCGGCCGCTCAACCGACCAaaactctccctctccagctcgCTGGCCACCAACGGCCTTCCTGACAGCACGGAAAACAAGGCCACCACCACAGACATGGGAGACGGCAGCCCCCTCAG cgaCTCGTCCGTGTCAGAAGGGGACGGCTCCCCGGGCGGGCCTCTGAAGAACAAGCACCAGGAGGACGAGGACGCCATGGAGGCCGAACAGCACGAGGTGAAGAGGCTGAAGTTCGACAGAGATGACGACgaagaggacgaggaggaggaagaggagggcggGAAGGAGGCGGCCTGTCCTGCGCAGGCCGAGAGCTCGACGGAAATGGCCGAGGAGGCCGAGTCTTCCTCCGACGTgcacgaggaagaggaggacgagAAGAAGAGTGAAGCAGCCAGCAGTGCGTCGTCTGAAGACCAAG AGCCCTCCAGCACGCAGGCAGAGCCCTCCTCCGGCGGCCGGGAGGagcaggacgaggaggaggcggaCAGGGAGGTGTCCTCAGCCTCCTCGGAGGCAGcggcggaggaagaggaggaggaggagagcggagAAATGGACCAGTCCCAGCAGCCGGGCCCGGCGGGGAGCGAGGCCAGCCCGGAGGTGCAGGAGGGCAGCGACCCCTCTGACCCCAGCGACCCCAGCGACCccgtcagcagcagcagcagcagcagcagcgaggACAGCGTGTCGGGCGGGGCCGGCTCCTCCAGCAGTACGCCCGAGTCGGCAGCAGAGGGCGCCGGCGAGAACGGCGCGCGCGCGGCAGACACCTGCGACGAACCCATGGAGCAAgactaa